Proteins encoded in a region of the Pirellulales bacterium genome:
- a CDS encoding elongation factor P: CEPAVRGNTATNLTKPVKLETGAEITCPAFVDIGDLIKVDTRTGEYIERSRG; this comes from the coding sequence TGCGAGCCGGCCGTCCGCGGCAATACGGCCACGAACCTCACAAAGCCGGTGAAGCTCGAAACCGGGGCTGAGATCACCTGCCCCGCCTTCGTCGATATCGGCGACCTGATCAAGGTCGACACGCGGACGGGCGAATACATCGAGCGCTCAAGGGGCTGA